The stretch of DNA TCCACTTCAAAAACTGGCAAGCACGGACATGCTAAATGTCACTTTGTGGCAATTGACATTTTCAATGGAAAGAAACTTGAAGATATCGTTCCTTCCTCCCACAACTGTGATGTAACGAAGTGTTTCTTTCTCCTCTTTTTTGTCTCTAATATTGTATTGCTTGGTCTACCAGCAAAGGAAGTTTGATTTTTTCCTGTTTTGTACATGTTCTTCTCAGGTGCCACATGTCAATCGTACAGACTATCAGCTGATTGACATCTCTGAAGATGGTTTTGTAAGTTTTCTTTTACTACTTATGTGAAGTGGGGATCAGTCACTGATATTCTTTTGGTGTTAGTAAGACCAAATTGAGTAATGGACGGGAAGTCAATAGTGGAAAATAACTTGGGTGTTTGCCAAGTTTCTGTGATACAATTTATCCAATTTTTATGATTTAATCCATGAAGTTCTGTTTGCAAAGATGGAGTTTCGTTCGCTGATTCTTTCTTCAGTGTTCTCAATGTATTTTGATTTGTTTCATTGTCTTAGGTCTCCCTTCTTACTGAAAGTGGAAACACCAAGGATGATCTCCGGCTTCCCACTGATGAGGCTCTGCTGAAGCAGGTATCAACTTCAGACGATACGGCAAAGAATGCTTCTTTTGATATATCTTTTTATACAGTACAAAAGGGGAACATGACATCGAAAGTTATTTTCCTTACAACTATATGAGCTTCTTTTTTTCAGCATATTAGTTGCTCCaaccatttatttatttatttatttttgttcccCTCCCTTTTGATCCCCATTTGTTGGAGCTATCCTTTGGTGGCTGGAACCCACGACCCTGGGGTTGTAGGTGGGGGGTGCCGACCATCTGAGCAACCCGCTTTTGTCAGTTGCTCCTACTAACACTtacaatattattattaaattttTGGTACTCAAATATTTTGTCAAAAACAATCCGATTtgctaatatatatataatattcttAAAAATACTTTCCACTCATCAATTACATCACGAAAACGTTTTCCATTATTTTCCTGGAAAATGAATTTTGTCATGCCAAACACAGTCGTAGTGATTGAGTTTTTCCGGGTTGTGTTTCGTAGGTTAAAGATGGGTTTCAGGAAGGAAAGGATCTTGTGCTGTCTGTTATGTCTGCAATGGGCGAAGAGCAGATTAATGCCGTTAAGGACATTGGTACCAAGAACTAGTTGTGTTTCTGCAGCATAAACCTTTGCTATAGTTAAGACATTATCATATCCTAACGTGGTACTTCGATATCACTTGATTAAAAACTCGCGTTAAAATCTCATATTGAGATGGCTTGAATGCTTTGATTTGCACTCTTAAAAGGAAAGAACTGGCTTTGAGCCTTTGACAGCATCACAGCACAGTCAAGAATGTTACTTCTGTTATTATAATTAACTGTTGCCCTATATTTTGCTTAATCTGCATTCAGATCATCTTCTTTGGATTATTCATTGTTCCTTACTGGGAAATTTGTCTTTGTTTTTCCCTTTTAGAAAATGCCATTTGGTACTTGTGAAATCGTAGTAGTTTGAAACATATGCATCTGTCACTTATATAATTTAAGTTGTAGCAGTTTGATTACAAGCTTCAAGATATCTTGATGACTTAAATAATCTCATTTTGGAGATGTTTAGGCAAATAATGTGCCCTTAATTCATAAATTCGAGCACACACACTTAAAAAAAAAAGGCATCAAGATTGATGGATTGAGTTACTTGGTATATTTTTTGTCGGGGGTAACAGGTTCTTGGTGGATTAATGGAGGTGCGCACAAATTGGCTAGGCACtaccatttaaaaaaaaaaaataacatctTTATTTTTACCTGCAATACACTCCCTAGGGTATGGTTCAATGATAAAAGCATATCGTCCGAAGTATAGGTTAGACGTAGGTCACGAGTTTGAATCTTGCCACATATAAAGGTCTAGTATTTAAGTAGAGAAGATTAGAGTGGACGGGCGTTTGGTTAACGCACAAGGACATGGTCGTAATGTCTGTGTGAAGTAAACTTGTCAACTTTGGAACATAATTCAATATGTAATGTATTTGTCAAATTTGTTTGAAGATGGGAACCCATTGAGGATATTTGAGCTGTGAGATACACTTTAGGTTTGGCTCTAATATTTGTATCTAAATTCTGAATTAAAGAGATTGTTTGGTTTCGAGATTGGATCGATGATTGTATTAACAATCAGTTGTTTTGTTAAGGTAATGCGACAATGCTATTTAGTAACATTCTGCACTCACTGACTTAAAATCCTAAGTCGCCTTTCGAGACAGATCATGTTTTATGCTCTGTTACCATATAATAACTTAAATTCCTGGATtgcttttggagataaatcaCGATGTATGTTTCTACTGTAATGTAAATTGTAAATTGTCCGATGTGTAGATAAAAGGTTGTAAATTGTAAATCGGACGATATGCTTATAAAAGGTTCTACTGTAAGGACCATCCAATTGCTAGTTTTGAAGTTATTATGTTTTTGGATCATTAAAGTAACAAATCCGTTGTAGTCTAGCTGGTTAGGATACTCGGCTCTCACCCGAGAGACCCGGGTTCAAGTCCCGGCAACGGAATTGTTTTTATTTTGCCCATTTTGCTCTCCCCTTCGGAGTATTTATTTAAGAGTTTCCAAAAGTCCATAATGTTATTCGGGGGGAAATCACAAATAGcctgaaaaatagccacaatttcaaaagacatcaaaatttagttacttttcatgtaaaaataaaatttgaacaaaaacatCGATCCGAAAAAAtctaacataatatgctggagccGAATTTTTTATTGTGCTGGAATCTCATAATGTGTTGGAGTCTAACGTAATATACTAGAAGTTTACATGCAGGAGCTCCaaaatccagcatattatgctggaactttccgtgtttcaGCTAGAGTACTTTTGTCCAGATTTTATCTTCGCATAAaataatgactatttttcaataattttacCAACGCTTGCTATTTTTTgattaccagtccgaaaattgGCTAGCCCATGCTATTTTCACCTTATAATTTAGTCATGCCACATCCATTATTTTCTCTACAAGCCAATCATTGACACGACataacaataacccagtataatcccacaagtggggtctgggaaggtagtgtgtacgcaaaccttatccctaccttgtgaaAACCTTATGCCTACCTTGTGAAGGAACACGGCATGagggaaaaaaatatattatataatggCTGCGAAAATTGCTCCAGCTAGCTCTGTCAATGAATTATACAGCAAGAACTTAGCAAGTAATTGTTATAGTTCGATCAATTTCACACTTTTACAAGTCATTCTTTACAATTGGGAAGAGCAAAGAAATGAAACCATTACCAGTTCTAAAcaaccatttctgcttctttgATACTGCTAGGAATCCCCACATCAAACCTCATAGTTGGCTTGTATTGCTCCGGGACTTCAGCACCAGCCTGTACACATATTTCCACCACTGCAGGAGCTTGCCCATAGAAGCTCCGAAGCTCTCGTTGCAACGATTGAGTTACATCGGGAACGTGCCACACATATCTTGGTGGTATTAAGTCATCTAGCACTGCTGTCTGCCAACCGTGTTGCCCGTTTCGTTGTTGGTGCTTATGAGCTCCACAGTTTTGTGCTTTGTGTCCGCTTGGACCAACATGCACCTCCGGACAGTACCCGCAAACTCTCACCGGATACATCTTCATCAGCCTATTCGCTCCTACTCTCATTCTTTCCCACGCTTCGAGTGTTTCTTCAGCGAGCAACACCGTTTCTTCTGCACTCGACGGTGGTTCTACATCTACATCGGGTATCTCGGTTAAAATTGGAGGCTTTGGAGATTCTGGTTCGGGATCAGGTAATTCACTTTCATCTGCATCAACGAATTCATTTTTTCCGGTCCATATTATTGGTTTTCTTCTCCTCTTGGTAGGATATTCGGGTATATCAACACCTGCTTGGATACAAAGCTCCACTACTGCAGGGATTCGAGGGATAGAAAATCTCTCCTCATGTGAAATTCGTTTCCCTAGGCGATCATATAAATGGTAGGATTCAAGTGGCACCATTATGTCTTCAAGAACTGCCTTTCCCCACTCATGATGTCCTTTGCGTTTTGAAGCTTGTGATCCTCTACATGACTTGAAAGGATGCCCAACAGGTCCCACATGGATTTCGTTACACCACCTGCAGAATTGGCACAACTATGCAGTAAAACTTAAAAACATCTTTTAGAAATAAAGATCATGACACTCTCAAGTTAAGAGCTAAAGTAGCATTTGCCTATGCAAAAAGGAACAAAATGCAGGGTCAAGTGCAACAATTTGCAGTTTGCTTATAAAGCTTAGGGCACGGGtcaagttgtctccgtgtgacctatagatcACGGCCTCACGGGTTCGAGCCATGGAATCAGCCACTGATGTTTGTGTcagggtaggctgcctacatcacactCCCTTGGATGcggcccttccccgaaccctacgtgaacgcgagatGCTTTGTGCACTGGGTTGCCCCCAACCCctcttttttttaaataaagcTTAGGGCAATGGAAGGAGTTGCTTTGAGGCGCAGTGCCTTTTGAAACACTAATCTTATACTAATAAGTGGATCAGGAAGAAAATTACTTGCAACCATTAACAGGTACCACTTTCAAGAGCCGCTTGAGATTGTTAATCACTGTTATCCGTGCGTTAAACACATTGTACGCGAGAGGAAGTAGGCTTTTGATGACCAATCCGATTTTTGGTGGAGGCACACGTCTTTTAGGTAGTCGATTTTTCATTCTCTCCCTCGCAGCTCTTCGTAGCTCCACAATAGGTATTGGAAAGGGCTTCTTCTCCTTCCTTGAATAGTAACGAGGCAAATCTGCATTTTGCGGATGATCGCATCTGATAACAGCGGCTCGGACAGGACGTAACTTCTCTGATGGACCTCTAAACTTCAATTGAACTGCCACCCCACTGCAACTTTGCTGCAAGAGGTTCAGACACGAGTTttattacaaaaataaataagatgtGGATTGAGTAAATTCAACTCATAAGCAAATCCTTTCTCTCCAATAATTGCCGAAGCAAAGATCCATGGTTTGACATAACTAAGGCAATGGTACTCACTAACAGGCTAGTTTTATCAGAGAAAAGGAAAGGATCCAAGTGACAGATCCATGTATCAATATCACCTAGTAGAGTCACATGAAAGCTAAAGCACAGATGGAAAAACCAATAAAAGCCAATCGACAATGTCTACGAAGGATGCTCTTTGACAACAACATTTGTCACTACACACCATTATGGATTCGTAGCCAACTCTTTTGGTCACCACACTTACCCTGTTAAATCATAACTTTTAAACCATAAAATTATGAACATAAGAAGGTATTTAGTGGCTGTTCTGAAATAGAAAGAAAACCGTTTCTAGCTCGAACAATCTCGAACCAAAAGAATAAGGTGTGATAATTACTTTGCTCCTTTGATAAAAAAAAAGTACTTCATGTTCCATTTTATATGGCACTCCTTTTTTAATCTTTTCCAAAAAGAAAGACACTTTTCTATATTTGAAAATTCtttaactttaaaattttcattttacccttaataacaTACATTTATAGTCACAGAAATGTCATCACATGTTTAGGACCACAAGTTCAAAGGTACTTTTGGTGTGTCGCAAAAGTCTTTGActttttcttaaacttcatgcCTAACCGATTGCCACCATATAAGATGAAACGCAGGGAGTAAAAGACTTCTTTTTTAATGAAGCGGAGGGAGTACAAGGCTTTGCGCGCACTAATAGATACAAAGTTGCTATCATCACCTACCCAAACAACTACTAAAGGTACTTCGATCCAAAAGAAAATATAATAGGATAAAATAGTGTGGTTATCAGAATGAACTAGACAAAATAGAGGATAACCTCATTTTTGTAGGGAGAATGAAGTTATAAGATAACAATTTGGTAAACCCTCAAGAATA from Nicotiana tomentosiformis chromosome 11, ASM39032v3, whole genome shotgun sequence encodes:
- the LOC104109535 gene encoding eukaryotic translation initiation factor 5A-3, translated to MSDEEHHFESKADAGASKTYPQQAGTIRKNGYIVIKGRPCKVVEVSTSKTGKHGHAKCHFVAIDIFNGKKLEDIVPSSHNCDVPHVNRTDYQLIDISEDGFVSLLTESGNTKDDLRLPTDEALLKQVKDGFQEGKDLVLSVMSAMGEEQINAVKDIGTKN
- the LOC104109536 gene encoding APO protein 2, chloroplastic, whose product is MDCGCLHSQLSTTVLVHSKGRIQPPKVRILRCNPQYNLSSLDSLQQSCSGVAVQLKFRGPSEKLRPVRAAVIRCDHPQNADLPRYYSRKEKKPFPIPIVELRRAARERMKNRLPKRRVPPPKIGLVIKSLLPLAYNVFNARITVINNLKRLLKVVPVNGCKWCNEIHVGPVGHPFKSCRGSQASKRKGHHEWGKAVLEDIMVPLESYHLYDRLGKRISHEERFSIPRIPAVVELCIQAGVDIPEYPTKRRRKPIIWTGKNEFVDADESELPDPEPESPKPPILTEIPDVDVEPPSSAEETVLLAEETLEAWERMRVGANRLMKMYPVRVCGYCPEVHVGPSGHKAQNCGAHKHQQRNGQHGWQTAVLDDLIPPRYVWHVPDVTQSLQRELRSFYGQAPAVVEICVQAGAEVPEQYKPTMRFDVGIPSSIKEAEMVV